In the genome of Helicobacter kayseriensis, one region contains:
- the glyQ gene encoding glycine--tRNA ligase subunit alpha, with protein sequence MKKISLCDMLLKLQNYWKEQGCLVLQPYDIPAGAGTFHPATLLRSLDSRPWSVAYVAPSRRPTDGRYGENPNRLGSYYQFQVLIKPSPSNIQELYLKSLDVLGIDRKKHDIRFVEDNWESPTLGAWGLGWEVWLDGMEVTQFTYFQQVGGLPCEPVAVEITYGVERLAMYIQGVDNIFDIEYANDTEVVFYKDVHLQGEYEFSKYNFEVADIETLFAMFEHSQKEAKHCLESGLPLPAYDYTMLSSHFFNVLDARKAISVAQRQNYILKIRELAKGCAVLYKEQEKEREKRLKA encoded by the coding sequence ATGAAAAAGATTAGTTTGTGTGATATGTTATTGAAGCTTCAAAATTATTGGAAAGAGCAAGGATGTTTAGTGCTTCAACCTTATGATATTCCTGCAGGGGCGGGAACTTTTCATCCTGCTACTTTGCTTAGGAGTCTTGATAGTCGTCCATGGAGTGTGGCTTATGTGGCTCCTAGTCGTCGTCCTACAGATGGTCGATATGGGGAAAATCCAAATCGTTTGGGGAGCTATTATCAATTTCAGGTTTTGATTAAACCAAGCCCATCCAATATTCAAGAGCTTTATTTGAAGTCTCTTGATGTTTTGGGAATTGATCGCAAGAAGCATGATATTCGCTTTGTTGAGGACAATTGGGAATCTCCAACACTTGGAGCTTGGGGTCTAGGATGGGAAGTGTGGCTTGATGGAATGGAGGTAACGCAGTTTACATATTTTCAACAAGTTGGAGGATTGCCTTGTGAGCCTGTAGCTGTAGAAATTACTTATGGTGTTGAAAGACTTGCGATGTATATCCAAGGTGTTGATAATATTTTTGATATTGAATATGCCAATGATACAGAGGTTGTTTTTTATAAAGATGTTCATCTTCAGGGAGAGTATGAGTTTTCAAAATATAATTTTGAGGTTGCCGACATAGAGACTTTATTTGCGATGTTTGAACACTCTCAAAAAGAAGCAAAGCATTGTTTAGAATCAGGTCTTCCTCTCCCTGCTTATGATTACACAATGCTTTCTAGTCATTTCTTTAATGTTCTTGATGCGCGTAAAGCAATTTCTGTTGCACAAAGACAAAACTATATCCTCAAGATTCGAGAGTTGGCAAAGGGATGTGCAGTACTTTATAAGGAACAAGAAAAAGAGAGAGAAAAAAGGCTTAAAGCCTAA
- a CDS encoding flagellar biosynthesis anti-sigma factor FlgM, whose product MIKNNVNRSTELKSLYVHSQEKKTRDMKIEEKQTEENSYSDRLSQIKEQIQAGTYKIDLKKTSEKMALNLLGL is encoded by the coding sequence ATGATTAAAAACAATGTCAATCGTTCAACAGAGCTAAAAAGTCTTTATGTTCACTCACAAGAAAAGAAAACAAGAGATATGAAAATAGAAGAAAAACAAACTGAGGAAAACAGTTATTCTGATCGTCTAAGTCAAATTAAGGAACAGATTCAAGCTGGTACTTATAAAATTGACCTCAAAAAGACTTCAGAAAAAATGGCACTAAATTTGCTTGGTCTCTAG
- the flgK gene encoding flagellar hook-associated protein FlgK: MGGIFTSLNTSYTGLQAHQAMVDTTGNNIANANDEFYSRQKVIVKPQSPLDKGTYHLGTGVQIQSIVRAHDEFIFQRYSRAAQEKEFYQTQFDKLRETSSLFPDLEGVGIYEDLQQYFNAWKNFSKDAKDPAQKQLLIQSTQTLLRSIHASYNNLATMQKKTSQELALRIDEVNRLGQQIADINKQLSVKESKVDLMKANDLRDQRDKLEFQLKELIGGSVFKTNLKSDIGIASRDIDYGENYVLNIAGGFNIVDGVNFHPLSTKESHLGNELHHVYFQNQDHRPVDITNYLLDGKIGGLIKLYADGIDGTTPGKIQKYIDMLNVFAKTFIETTNNIYAQSATRNVESDYVELLKDQSLVDSQYNIRQGSFDLVIYDLDGQELATKTIVISPTTTIKEVVEQINANTDDNADQNSLNDIDDYFSATFDSQTGKFQISPKNQNDIYIGIRDNGSNFAGSLGINRFFDGNSAKNISINETYVQDPTKLRAWGAPSSGNTDVANMMQQMQYDDLSFQADKNTIQKMQLTQYYQLLGGEMATDTQAVKTALDTKTALFAAAQKEHQSISQVSVDEEMVNLVKFQSGYAANAKVVSTIDKMIDTLLGLKQ, from the coding sequence ATGGGTGGAATCTTTACATCTCTCAATACATCCTATACAGGACTTCAAGCCCATCAAGCGATGGTAGATACAACAGGAAACAACATTGCCAATGCCAATGATGAGTTTTACTCACGACAAAAGGTCATTGTCAAGCCCCAATCTCCCCTTGATAAAGGCACCTATCATCTTGGAACAGGTGTGCAAATCCAAAGCATCGTTAGAGCCCATGATGAATTTATTTTTCAACGCTATAGTAGAGCAGCTCAAGAAAAAGAGTTTTATCAAACCCAATTTGACAAACTCAGAGAAACCTCATCTCTCTTTCCCGATCTTGAAGGAGTAGGAATATATGAGGATTTGCAACAATACTTCAATGCATGGAAAAATTTTTCCAAAGATGCCAAAGATCCTGCACAAAAACAACTCTTAATTCAATCAACACAAACCCTTCTTAGAAGCATTCATGCTAGCTATAACAATCTTGCAACTATGCAAAAAAAGACGAGCCAAGAACTTGCATTAAGAATTGATGAAGTCAATCGCTTAGGACAACAAATTGCCGATATCAACAAGCAACTTAGCGTCAAAGAATCAAAAGTCGATCTTATGAAGGCCAACGACCTACGTGATCAAAGAGATAAGCTTGAATTCCAACTCAAAGAGCTTATAGGAGGCAGCGTATTTAAAACCAATCTTAAGTCTGATATAGGTATTGCTTCTAGAGATATTGATTATGGTGAAAATTATGTTTTAAACATTGCTGGGGGATTTAACATTGTTGATGGCGTAAATTTTCACCCTCTTAGTACCAAAGAATCGCACCTAGGCAATGAATTACACCATGTTTATTTTCAAAATCAAGACCATCGACCTGTTGATATTACAAACTACCTCTTGGATGGGAAAATTGGGGGATTGATCAAACTCTATGCTGATGGAATCGATGGCACAACACCAGGAAAAATACAAAAATATATTGATATGCTTAATGTTTTTGCAAAAACTTTCATTGAAACAACAAACAACATCTATGCACAAAGCGCAACAAGAAATGTCGAAAGCGACTATGTAGAGCTTCTCAAAGACCAATCACTTGTTGATAGCCAATACAATATCCGTCAAGGTAGCTTTGATTTGGTGATTTATGATTTGGATGGACAAGAACTTGCGACAAAAACTATCGTTATCTCTCCGACAACAACAATCAAAGAAGTTGTTGAACAAATCAATGCAAACACAGATGACAATGCTGATCAAAATTCACTCAATGACATTGATGATTACTTTAGTGCAACATTTGATTCTCAAACAGGCAAATTCCAAATCTCTCCCAAAAATCAAAATGATATTTACATTGGTATTCGGGATAATGGAAGCAACTTTGCAGGCTCACTTGGAATCAATCGCTTCTTTGATGGAAATAGCGCAAAAAACATCAGCATCAACGAAACATATGTTCAAGACCCAACAAAACTCAGAGCATGGGGAGCACCCTCTTCTGGAAATACAGATGTAGCAAACATGATGCAACAAATGCAATATGATGATCTTTCATTTCAAGCAGATAAAAATACAATTCAAAAAATGCAACTTACACAATATTACCAACTCCTTGGAGGAGAAATGGCTACAGATACCCAAGCAGTCAAAACCGCACTTGATACAAAAACTGCTCTTTTTGCAGCTGCACAAAAAGAACACCAAAGCATCTCTCAAGTTAGCGTTGATGAAGAAATGGTTAATCTTGTCAAATTTCAAAGTGGATATGCAGCCAATGCAAAAGTCGTCAGCACAATTGACAAAATGATTGATACTCTTTTAGGTCTTAAACAATAA
- a CDS encoding tetratricopeptide repeat protein: protein MAGNKMVGLIFRLACILVLMWGCGENDQKTIASFEKACLEGRSRACLSLASFYAQQEASLISRLKALKAIQKACEYGDLKSCGIVVRVLYSHNQIDESMKWLKRGCEWGEPKFCLVLAYEYLRGEYVAKDWQQANRFFIKACYGGEKIACKRGIEILKQTFPNSSEIQGLQKQLGS from the coding sequence ATGGCGGGCAACAAGATGGTGGGTTTGATTTTTAGATTGGCGTGTATTTTGGTTTTGATGTGGGGATGTGGGGAGAATGATCAAAAAACCATCGCTTCATTTGAAAAAGCTTGTCTTGAGGGTAGAAGCAGGGCTTGTTTGTCATTGGCTTCTTTTTATGCCCAACAAGAGGCTAGTCTTATTTCTCGCTTGAAGGCTCTAAAGGCAATACAAAAGGCTTGTGAATATGGGGATTTAAAATCTTGTGGAATTGTTGTTCGTGTATTGTATTCTCACAATCAAATTGATGAATCTATGAAGTGGCTAAAACGGGGATGTGAGTGGGGAGAGCCAAAATTTTGTCTTGTGTTGGCATACGAGTATTTGCGCGGAGAATATGTTGCAAAAGATTGGCAACAAGCGAATCGATTTTTTATCAAGGCTTGTTATGGTGGGGAAAAAATAGCTTGCAAAAGAGGGATTGAGATTTTAAAACAAACCTTTCCAAATTCTTCAGAAATTCAAGGATTACAAAAACAGCTTGGATCATAA
- a CDS encoding RNA polymerase sigma factor FliA, which produces MKRTQQVKSYSQSLKYTQDELALQYLPAVKAMAHRLKERLPSSVDFADLISIGTEELIKVARRYDSSLNDSFWGFAKIRVHGAMLDYLRNLDILSRSSRKLIKAIDSEISKYLNEHDEEPSDEYLAQVLHEDIAKIKEAKIASDIYTLIPINEQYSAIQTDSVALKVEQEDLIEQIQQVLSTLSEREQLVMQLYYFEELNLSEISEILNITESRISQINKEVIKKVRLKLGEMYG; this is translated from the coding sequence ATGAAGCGCACCCAACAAGTCAAAAGCTATAGTCAAAGTTTAAAATATACTCAAGATGAGCTTGCTTTGCAGTATTTGCCCGCAGTCAAAGCAATGGCGCATCGCTTAAAAGAGCGTTTGCCAAGCTCTGTTGATTTTGCTGATTTGATTTCAATTGGGACAGAGGAGCTGATAAAGGTTGCAAGGCGTTATGATAGTAGTCTCAATGATTCTTTTTGGGGGTTTGCAAAGATACGTGTTCATGGTGCAATGCTGGATTATTTGCGTAATCTTGATATTCTCTCTAGATCCTCGCGCAAATTAATTAAGGCAATTGATTCTGAAATAAGCAAATATCTCAATGAGCATGATGAAGAACCAAGTGATGAATATTTGGCACAAGTGCTTCATGAAGATATTGCTAAAATCAAGGAAGCCAAGATCGCATCAGATATTTATACACTCATTCCAATCAATGAACAATACAGTGCGATTCAGACTGATAGCGTTGCTTTGAAGGTGGAACAAGAAGATTTGATTGAGCAGATTCAGCAAGTGCTTTCAACACTATCAGAACGAGAGCAATTAGTCATGCAACTTTATTATTTTGAAGAGTTGAATTTGAGTGAGATTTCTGAGATTCTCAATATTACAGAATCTCGAATCTCCCAAATCAATAAGGAAGTGATTAAAAAGGTTCGATTAAAACTGGGAGAAATGTATGGCTGA
- the fliY gene encoding flagellar motor switch protein FliY → MVSEIIRRFVNLFVQESSATLEGLLGVKPEISYKDVVNVDDETIKPPFVLIRIRCKSENREGNAAMTIPSLLASHLSALMVGEEPQENKEHLSDDDLDATKEIANNILGALSTGLDADKLLPSMRFEILEVKEIRDQVDLSDFVRAWSYEISINGLHSQLINFGSLEFIQLFQTETEKEDKNLQENSQNDDLKNISMLLDVKINVHVRIGQKKMLLKDVIAMDIGSVIELNQLANEPLEVLVDDKVIAHGEVVIVDGNFGIQITDIGSKKERLEQIKV, encoded by the coding sequence ATGGTTTCAGAAATAATCCGTCGTTTTGTAAATCTTTTTGTGCAAGAAAGTAGTGCAACATTAGAGGGGTTGCTTGGTGTGAAGCCAGAAATCTCTTATAAAGATGTTGTCAATGTTGATGATGAAACGATTAAACCTCCTTTTGTTTTGATTCGTATTCGATGTAAAAGTGAAAATCGAGAAGGCAATGCTGCGATGACAATCCCTAGTCTTTTGGCCTCTCATTTATCAGCCCTTATGGTTGGTGAAGAGCCACAAGAAAATAAAGAGCATTTAAGTGATGATGATTTGGATGCAACAAAGGAGATTGCCAATAACATTTTGGGAGCTCTTTCGACAGGATTGGATGCTGATAAGCTTCTGCCTTCTATGCGTTTTGAGATTTTAGAAGTTAAGGAGATTAGGGATCAGGTTGATTTATCTGATTTTGTAAGAGCATGGTCTTATGAGATTTCAATCAATGGATTGCATTCTCAATTGATTAATTTTGGCTCATTGGAGTTTATTCAGCTTTTTCAGACAGAAACAGAAAAAGAAGACAAGAATCTGCAAGAGAATTCTCAAAATGATGATTTGAAAAATATTTCTATGCTTTTAGATGTCAAGATCAATGTTCATGTGCGGATTGGGCAGAAGAAGATGCTTCTTAAGGATGTGATTGCTATGGATATTGGTAGTGTTATTGAGCTTAACCAGCTTGCAAATGAACCTTTGGAGGTTTTGGTCGATGACAAAGTGATTGCTCATGGGGAAGTTGTGATTGTAGATGGAAATTTTGGAATCCAAATCACAGATATTGGAAGTAAAAAAGAGCGTTTAGAGCAAATTAAAGTTTAA
- the flhF gene encoding flagellar biosynthesis protein FlhF, which yields MKLFTYTGETPDEALRQAKSVHGSDPFILKSREIRKKTLSQKGLYEIVIAVEEQNEEPAKNSVKKKLDEIAQKSFEKKKQDQKISLSQDMNETIRHISEIAGVKNPSNPYVSQKQKPQMQESEDLRAIKKEIEQIDDRLKLIQSMFWEEKKPNHHLNIPQEFAEIYGIAKNSGIDSERLNALMELTLELMPLQMRSNSVTVKRYFREVLRKMIACRSENLEIGSKNILMFVGPTGVGKTTTLAKLAARYSLMLDKRYKVGVITLDSYKIAAMEQLMTYARMMRLGIERVDDPSELEHALDRLKYCDFILIDTAGHSQYDKQKLEMLKSYMQNDFHIEVSLVLSAGTKYEDLRDIYQSFSAVEIDNLIFSKLDESRSFGNIFSLACDVRKPISYFSVGQSVPNDLLVASNEFLVDCLLDGFKKPQKDNK from the coding sequence ATGAAACTTTTTACTTATACTGGAGAAACTCCCGATGAGGCTCTTAGGCAAGCCAAAAGCGTGCATGGATCAGATCCCTTTATTCTCAAATCAAGAGAGATTCGCAAAAAAACTCTATCCCAAAAAGGGCTTTATGAAATTGTGATTGCAGTAGAGGAGCAAAATGAAGAGCCAGCCAAAAATAGTGTAAAGAAGAAATTAGATGAAATAGCACAAAAAAGTTTTGAAAAAAAGAAGCAGGATCAAAAAATTAGTTTAAGCCAAGATATGAATGAAACTATCCGTCATATCTCTGAAATTGCCGGAGTTAAGAATCCTTCCAATCCATATGTATCACAAAAGCAAAAACCACAAATGCAAGAGAGTGAAGACTTGAGGGCAATCAAAAAAGAAATTGAGCAGATTGATGATCGTTTGAAACTGATTCAAAGCATGTTTTGGGAGGAAAAAAAACCAAATCATCACTTAAATATACCTCAAGAGTTTGCTGAAATTTATGGGATTGCGAAAAATAGTGGGATTGATTCTGAACGCTTAAATGCTTTGATGGAATTAACTCTTGAGCTGATGCCTCTTCAGATGCGATCCAATTCTGTAACAGTGAAGCGTTATTTTCGCGAAGTTTTGAGGAAGATGATTGCTTGCCGTAGTGAGAATTTAGAGATAGGGTCTAAAAATATTCTTATGTTTGTTGGTCCTACTGGAGTAGGAAAAACAACAACTTTGGCCAAGCTTGCTGCACGCTATTCTTTGATGCTTGATAAACGCTATAAAGTAGGAGTGATCACTTTAGATTCTTATAAAATTGCAGCAATGGAACAGCTTATGACTTATGCAAGGATGATGCGTCTTGGGATTGAGCGCGTTGATGATCCAAGTGAGCTTGAGCATGCTCTGGATCGTTTAAAATATTGTGATTTTATTTTGATTGATACTGCTGGTCATTCTCAATATGATAAGCAAAAGCTTGAAATGTTGAAGTCATATATGCAAAATGATTTTCATATTGAGGTAAGTCTTGTGCTTTCGGCAGGCACAAAATATGAAGACTTAAGAGATATCTATCAATCTTTTAGTGCAGTTGAGATTGATAATCTTATTTTTAGCAAATTAGATGAAAGTCGCAGTTTTGGGAACATTTTTTCCTTAGCATGCGATGTGAGAAAACCTATTAGTTACTTTTCAGTTGGGCAAAGCGTTCCGAATGATTTGCTTGTTGCGAGCAATGAATTCTTGGTGGATTGCCTGCTTGATGGGTTCAAAAAGCCACAAAAGGATAATAAGTGA
- a CDS encoding exonuclease domain-containing protein — translation MHIIIQDPSLKPKYKKQKKIKSPSQSFLDQIANKTLEIPDFLQLCHQDEKLRDFHLDHLSLDFLRTIGMDLAIQDQKVFLHPKITHIQDQLFCFVDLETTDGNPLKGNLLEIGAILCNGKGEILGRFEHLVKNTTIPPIVTQITGISLDDVANALEVQEVLQQFRAFIGTSIFVAHNVNFDYIFLDSLYLKHFGIGLYNQTLCTLKMAQKCIQAPRYSLDFLNQFLEIQTPISHRAYADALTCKEVFLRCLNKLPSKNTQNVLNWLKHK, via the coding sequence ATGCATATCATCATCCAAGACCCCTCCTTAAAACCCAAATATAAAAAACAAAAAAAGATTAAAAGCCCAAGCCAATCTTTTCTTGATCAAATCGCAAACAAAACCCTAGAGATCCCTGATTTTTTGCAACTCTGCCATCAAGATGAAAAGCTCAGGGATTTCCACCTCGATCATCTCTCCTTGGATTTTTTGCGCACAATTGGCATGGATCTTGCCATTCAAGATCAAAAGGTTTTTCTTCATCCCAAGATAACCCACATACAAGACCAACTCTTTTGTTTTGTTGATTTAGAAACAACTGATGGGAATCCTCTAAAAGGAAATCTTCTTGAGATTGGAGCAATTTTATGCAATGGAAAAGGAGAGATTCTTGGGCGTTTTGAACATTTAGTCAAGAACACAACCATTCCACCAATCGTGACGCAAATCACTGGAATCTCACTTGATGATGTTGCTAATGCTTTGGAGGTGCAAGAGGTGCTCCAACAATTCAGGGCTTTTATTGGCACAAGCATTTTTGTTGCACATAATGTAAATTTTGATTATATTTTTTTAGATTCTCTTTATCTCAAACATTTTGGAATCGGACTTTACAATCAAACTCTCTGCACTCTCAAAATGGCACAAAAATGCATCCAAGCTCCACGCTATAGTCTAGATTTCCTCAATCAATTCCTAGAAATCCAAACACCCATTTCTCATCGCGCCTATGCTGATGCACTCACATGTAAAGAAGTTTTTCTGCGCTGTTTAAACAAGCTTCCTTCTAAAAATACGCAAAATGTTCTAAATTGGCTTAAACATAAATAA
- the rpe gene encoding ribulose-phosphate 3-epimerase, with protein MKVAPSLLSADFLNLEQELISIQKAGADFLHLDIMDGHFVPNLTFGPVIIEKIAKASLLPLDIHLMVKNTLFFVDLFAPYKPRFISFHAEEEQHIHRMIQYVKSKGIGASIALNPHTPLECLDYILQDLDMVLIMSVNPGFGGQSFIPQSLEKIKRLKEKISKQNPQCLIQVDGGVNAENIDLLKTAGVDIVVAGSYIFGSKSYSQAIQSLKI; from the coding sequence ATGAAAGTTGCACCAAGTTTACTCTCAGCTGATTTTTTAAACCTTGAACAAGAACTCATATCAATCCAAAAAGCTGGAGCCGACTTTCTTCATCTTGACATTATGGATGGCCATTTTGTGCCAAATCTAACCTTTGGTCCAGTTATCATAGAAAAAATTGCCAAAGCTTCTTTGCTTCCATTGGATATCCACCTGATGGTAAAAAACACTTTGTTTTTTGTCGATTTATTTGCTCCCTACAAACCACGATTTATAAGCTTCCACGCTGAAGAAGAACAGCATATTCATAGAATGATTCAATATGTCAAGAGTAAAGGAATAGGTGCATCAATTGCCTTAAATCCTCATACGCCTCTTGAGTGCCTTGATTATATTTTGCAAGATCTTGATATGGTTTTGATCATGAGCGTCAATCCAGGCTTTGGCGGCCAAAGCTTTATCCCACAAAGTCTTGAAAAAATCAAACGATTAAAAGAAAAAATTTCCAAACAAAATCCTCAATGTCTGATCCAAGTCGATGGCGGAGTGAATGCAGAAAATATTGATCTTCTTAAAACAGCAGGAGTGGATATTGTGGTAGCTGGAAGTTATATCTTTGGGAGCAAATCCTATTCTCAAGCTATCCAATCGCTCAAAATCTAA
- a CDS encoding class 1 fructose-bisphosphatase, producing the protein MQKIFDCFLSLGPKIQDLIICGETNYTSHVNSSGDTQLALDVQSDLMIERELSNLACVYALFSEEQEKVRIIHKEGEYSVAYDPIDGSSLLDSNLSVGTIFGIYAKDFEGKNLVASGYILYGPRLEIVIAQKDEVGVRHLRFDPKKQEWREQERLFLAQKGKINASGGTQKYWSNQHQKMILSLFQNGYRLRYSGGMVPDLHQILVKGGGLFSYPATQDAPQGKLRKLFEVFPFALIFECAGGEAIDGKSRLLDLGIQTSHESCPCFFGSKEEIGLVREMDGGK; encoded by the coding sequence ATGCAAAAAATATTTGATTGTTTTCTCTCTCTTGGCCCAAAGATTCAAGATTTGATTATTTGTGGAGAAACAAATTACACATCACATGTGAACTCTAGTGGAGATACTCAGCTTGCTCTTGATGTTCAGAGTGATTTAATGATTGAGAGAGAATTATCAAATCTTGCATGTGTTTATGCCTTATTTTCAGAAGAGCAAGAAAAGGTAAGAATCATTCATAAAGAGGGGGAGTATAGTGTTGCGTATGATCCAATCGATGGGTCTTCATTGCTTGATTCTAATTTGAGTGTGGGGACAATTTTTGGAATCTATGCAAAAGATTTTGAGGGAAAAAATCTTGTAGCAAGTGGATATATTCTCTATGGTCCGCGTCTTGAAATTGTGATTGCTCAAAAGGATGAAGTTGGTGTAAGACATTTGCGTTTTGATCCAAAAAAGCAGGAGTGGAGAGAGCAAGAAAGATTGTTTTTGGCTCAAAAAGGTAAAATCAATGCCAGTGGAGGGACGCAAAAATATTGGTCCAATCAGCATCAAAAAATGATCTTATCTCTTTTTCAAAATGGTTATCGCTTAAGGTATTCAGGAGGGATGGTGCCTGATTTACATCAAATTCTAGTTAAAGGTGGGGGATTATTTAGTTATCCTGCGACACAGGATGCCCCACAGGGAAAATTACGAAAACTTTTTGAGGTTTTTCCATTTGCTTTAATCTTTGAGTGTGCTGGTGGAGAGGCTATTGATGGGAAATCACGCTTGTTGGATCTTGGGATTCAAACTTCTCATGAGAGTTGCCCTTGTTTTTTTGGAAGCAAAGAAGAGATAGGGTTGGTTAGGGAAATGGATGGAGGAAAATAA
- a CDS encoding MinD/ParA family protein: protein MKNQATDLIELVGQQGNKKNTEIIAITSGKGGVGKSSISANLSYTLCKMGYKVAVFDADIGLANLDLIFGVKAHKTILNVLKGECELKDIIIPIENGLYLIPGDSGDEIFNYISEDSVSRLVGEGEILSDLDYLIIDTGAGIGGITQKFLESSDTLIVITMPDPSAITDAYAAIKVNAKTRSQIYMILNMVKTAKEAENVYLKMKQIAYKNIENLSLELLGYVPLSSGVSSATRGRTLFSRVDPGDVASLQLKGIARKILQKREQKVLPSKENGFGSFFQRLLKYL from the coding sequence GTGAAGAATCAAGCAACAGATTTAATTGAGCTTGTTGGACAACAAGGAAATAAAAAAAATACAGAGATTATTGCAATTACAAGTGGAAAGGGTGGGGTGGGCAAATCAAGTATTAGTGCAAATCTTTCCTATACGCTTTGTAAGATGGGGTATAAGGTCGCTGTTTTTGATGCTGATATTGGGTTGGCAAATTTGGACTTGATTTTTGGTGTTAAGGCACACAAGACGATCTTGAATGTTTTGAAGGGGGAGTGTGAGCTGAAAGATATTATTATCCCTATTGAAAATGGACTATATCTTATACCAGGGGATAGTGGAGATGAAATTTTTAACTATATTTCTGAAGATTCTGTTTCTAGACTTGTGGGTGAGGGCGAAATTTTAAGTGATTTGGATTATTTGATTATTGACACTGGGGCAGGGATTGGTGGAATTACTCAAAAATTTTTAGAATCAAGTGATACTTTGATTGTGATTACGATGCCTGATCCAAGTGCTATCACTGATGCGTATGCGGCAATTAAAGTCAATGCCAAAACACGTAGTCAAATTTATATGATTCTTAATATGGTCAAAACTGCCAAAGAAGCAGAGAATGTGTATCTTAAAATGAAGCAAATTGCTTATAAAAATATTGAGAATCTTTCATTGGAATTGTTGGGCTATGTCCCTCTCTCATCTGGAGTTTCTTCTGCTACGCGTGGTCGCACTTTATTTTCCCGCGTAGATCCTGGAGATGTTGCATCTCTTCAGCTGAAAGGGATTGCAAGAAAGATTTTGCAAAAAAGGGAACAAAAAGTGCTACCTTCAAAAGAAAATGGTTTTGGGAGCTTTTTCCAAAGGCTATTGAAATATTTGTAG
- the fliM gene encoding flagellar motor switch protein FliM: MADILSQEEIDALLAVVDGHEEQEVKPKYDHVMLYDFKRPNRVSKEQLRAFKGIHDKLARSLSSQISSAMRSIVEISLHSVDQMTYGEFLMSLPNPTSFNVFSMRPLDGTGVLEINPSIAFPMIDRLLGGRGEPYNHQREFSGIELNLLDSILNQVIVNLKDAWAPVTEIYPAIDTKETSASVVQIVAQNEIVIMVVMEIVIGNSRGMMNLCYPVISLETILSRLGSRDLMLSDTNTKKSRNKELQALIGGSGVVVSVGLGNAILDLKNVIELKVGDIIRLDRPANDEVVVSIDGREKYVAEIGLQRYRKTVKIKDVIRTEKDEVKEMLELLEEQRKIRAVQVNEEE, translated from the coding sequence ATGGCTGATATTTTAAGTCAAGAAGAAATCGATGCTCTTTTGGCTGTTGTTGATGGTCACGAAGAGCAAGAAGTCAAGCCAAAATATGATCATGTCATGCTTTATGACTTTAAACGCCCAAATCGTGTAAGCAAGGAACAGTTGCGCGCTTTTAAGGGGATTCATGATAAATTGGCAAGATCTCTTTCTTCTCAAATTTCTTCAGCTATGCGCTCTATTGTAGAGATTAGTTTGCATAGTGTCGATCAAATGACCTATGGTGAATTCTTGATGAGTTTGCCAAATCCAACAAGCTTTAATGTTTTTTCTATGCGTCCATTGGACGGAACAGGAGTGCTTGAAATCAATCCAAGCATTGCCTTCCCAATGATTGATCGACTTTTGGGGGGAAGAGGAGAGCCTTATAATCATCAAAGGGAATTTAGTGGAATTGAGCTTAATTTGCTTGATTCGATTTTAAATCAGGTGATTGTAAATCTTAAAGATGCTTGGGCTCCAGTAACTGAAATTTATCCAGCGATTGACACCAAGGAAACAAGCGCTTCTGTGGTCCAGATCGTGGCACAAAATGAAATTGTGATCATGGTTGTGATGGAGATTGTGATTGGTAATTCTAGGGGAATGATGAATCTGTGTTATCCTGTAATTTCTTTGGAAACGATTCTTTCAAGGCTAGGCAGTAGGGATTTGATGTTGAGTGATACAAACACCAAAAAAAGTAGAAATAAAGAACTGCAAGCTTTGATTGGGGGATCTGGGGTAGTTGTGAGTGTGGGATTGGGAAATGCTATTTTGGATCTAAAAAATGTCATTGAGCTTAAAGTGGGGGATATTATTAGATTGGATCGTCCGGCAAATGATGAAGTGGTTGTAAGCATTGATGGGAGAGAGAAATATGTTGCAGAGATTGGACTGCAACGCTATCGCAAAACAGTTAAAATAAAAGATGTCATTCGGACAGAAAAAGATGAGGTGAAGGAAATGCTTGAACTGCTTGAAGAGCAGAGAAAAATAAGAGCAGTCCAAGTTAATGAGGAGGAATAA